The DNA sequence CAAGGTAGTGGCCCGAAAATAGTTGTTGCTAGGCATGAGGCTGGTGCTGCCTTTATGGCAGAAGGTTACGCTAGAGAGACAGGTAAGTTGGGGGTATGCTGTGCCACTACAGGCCCAGGCTCAACTAACCTTTTAACTGGGGTTGCCTCAGCTTATGCTGATAATGTGCCTATGTTAGTCATTACTGCACAAACGCCATTGCCAAAATTTGGTAAAAATGCTCTGCAAGAATCCTCATGTACCGCGATTGATACGGTTGCTATTTTTAGAAAATGTACGCGTTATAGCACCCTTATTTCTCATAGTGAACAAGTCAATACTAAGTTAATTGCCGCCCTTATGGCGGCTAATCATACGCCAAATGGCCCCGCCCATATTAGTATTCCGTCTGATATTTTAAGGCAACAAACCAGCGCCAATTCAGAAATCAATATTGGCCGACTGATTAAAGATGTGACCTTGACAGATAATGCTGCGGTTGAAAAGTTAACGCAAATGATGTCCAACGCATGGCGCGTTGCCTTATTCTTAGGTAAAGGCTGTGGTCCTGCCATAGAAGAAATCCTCGAATTTTCTGATTTAACTCACGCGCCTATTGTCACAGGCCCTGCGGGTAAGCGTTGGGTGGATGGTTATCATAAGCGCTATCGTGGTGTATATGGCTTTGCAGGTCACCAAAGTGCGCAGGAAACGCTAGAAGATAAAGAAATTGATTTAGTGATTGCTGTTGGCGCGCCAATTACCGAGCTTGGCACGGGGGGCTGGCAGCAGCAATTACTTGATGAGCGTTTAGTGCATATAGATACCACAGTAGAGCACTTCTCACGTACACCTATGGCGCAGCATCATGTTTGTGGTGATTTAAAGTCTATTTTTAAACAGCTTAATGACAACATCAGGCAAGGGCTTAAATGGGGGCGCTCTTGGGGCTCTGTTGATGTTATTCAAAAACGCTTCGCAGAAAATAAATCTGAAGAAGCAGTGCATGGTTATCAAATTACCTTAAATGATCCGGCGGCTTGTAAATCGGATGCTATTCCGCTTAAGCCGCAGCGCGTGGTAAAAGAGTTTTCCCAAGCGATTCCTAGTCATTTTAGAGTACATTTAGATGCTGGTAATGCATGGGCTTGGTTTACCCATTATTTTCACCGAAAAAGCTCAGAAGGTAATTATCATATTGCTATGGGCTTTGGCTCTATGGGTTGGGCAATTGGCTCAGCTATCGGCAGTACCTTTGGTAGTAAAGCGCCGTCGGTGTGTATTACAGGTGATGGCAGTTATTTAATGTCAGGCCAGGAAATCACCGTTGCTTTGCAGCACCAATTACCTGTTATTTATGTGGTGTTAAATGACAGTGTTTTAGGCATGGTAAAACATGGTCAAAAGCTAGGTGGTGCAGAAGAGGTTGGCTTTGAGTTACCAGAAATTGATTATGCCAAAATGGCACAGGCTATGGGTATAGAAGGCATTACGGTGAGAGCGCCACAAGAACTGATGGATATTGACTGGCAGCGCTTAGGTAATAAGTCTGCACCAACCATGATTAACTTGGTGATTGATGGTGATGAAGTACCGCCCATGGGGCAAAGAGTGAAAGGTTTGGCTGACAAAAATGAATCAGCCACACCGGGGGGTTAACTATTAATATCTTTTGGGAGCTCTCTCGCTGGAGCTCCTACATAGTCAATATCCTCACAGGCCAGCGGTAAAAAGCTACCTTCAACATTATCATTTGCCTCAGCATAGCAAGCATGCACCCCTGAATGTACCCAAGTACTATAAATGCGGTGGATATCTTTCACGCTATAGCCTTGATCGACTAAAAAGGCGGTTACATAGCCAACATAGTTCATATTTTCTTGATAATGCTCAGCCAAGGTGGTGTGTATTTTAAAGGCTAGTTGTAAGTGCTCTCCTTCACTAAAGCCTAATTCTTGAGTAACCTTTTCCATCGCTTCAACACGTTCATCACCTGTTGCTATTGGTCTGGCATAGCCAACGATGACAGGCTTTGCTCCGGGCTTAGTATGTGTTGATGCTAATTCTTTATTTATGATTTCTAAGGGAGTCATACCTTGCTTAAACCACTTTAACGCGCGCACGATAAATTCAGCACCGCCTGTGATTGAGCCGGGGCCATACATGCGAGAATCAGCTGAAAGTATACCGGCGGCAATTGCTGCGGTAGGAGAGCCATTAGTTGTCCCTAAAAGGGAGCCATTTTGGTTACACCATATTCGTGAATCAGGCCAACTTAAGCAAATAAAGCTGGCTTCAAACCACTTTGCCATCGCCTCACTGGGGAGTTTTCCGGTGACATTGAGGATCAGGGTTTGAAAAAAAGATTTCTGGCCGACCAGATCGTCCATCATGGAGTAACCACAGTTATATATTGCTTCGCCAATTCGCCAGCCGCCGCGATTGGTGCGGATTTTTCCTCTATTTTCTTGCCATACTTGGGTACTAGCTTGTGATTTCATAGTCTTCATCTTTTAAAAAAGGGATGTCGGTTAATGGTTTATTGGCAAATTGTAAGCCATGCGCCAGTGCGCCTGGGCTGGCAAGTAACTGAAACAAGCCAGCACCTGCTCTTGGCGGTATATTTAAATCTAATAAAGTGCCCGCCACTAGCCCAGCTAAGCGCCAACCACAGTGCTCTTTTTCAGGTAAGGCCTGGGTGAAATCTTGGCACCAAGCTAAATAACCTGACTGTGGTGCTAGGGCAAGCAGCTTGCTTTTGGCTGCAAGTAAGAAGGGAGATTGTCCGCGATAGTCGGTGCCAAACCCAGGCGCAACCAGCCAATCTCCAATAGATGGATCTTTTACTTGCGCTAGTTGCTGTGTTGCCACATTTGCTGCATCGTTAGCATAGTGCTTTTTAATAAAGCGCATAGCCATTTCAACTTCTTTGGAGCCGCCATATGCTCCCCCCATGGCCATTATGCCTATTGGTAAAATGTGATTTACATCGGTTCGGCCAATACCAGCATTGGCTGCTGCTCTTGATGAAGCGTGCCTAGGACCAAGGTTCATAAGGAAAATGGCTAAACTATTGAGCAGTTTTTTTTGTGCTTTATTGGGGAGCTCACCGGTAAAGGTTAAATAGAGACTATCAAGGTGATCACATCGCTCCATTAACTCAAGCACATCATAACCGTGGGTGCGCATTTCTTTGCTGAGAAATTCATTATCATCAGCTGGTACTTCGAGGGTGATTTCGCTTTTTATTTTGCTGGTAAACTGTTCGTTTCGACTTTCAATTTTAACTTTTCTACTCGTCATGGATTAATTCCTACTATAAATTTTTAGCAATTTGAATGTATAAACCACGACCTTGAATAGGGTAGTCAGAAATTGGCCCTAATGCTTGTGGTACTAGTGGATGAGTTGGCTCGAAAGCTGATTCATCAAAAATATTTTTACCTATAAAAGAAACAGTCCAAGATTGTTCTTGATCTAAAGCCCAGTGCACAGCTAAATCAACCGTGGCATAGTTATCAAGTTTTTCTCGTTGATCCGTTTTCGCGCGCGCGCGTTTACCAACCCAATTTAACTTGGCGGTAAAATTAATGGCTTCAGTTAGTTGTGTATCATAGAGAGCATTAAACAATTGCTGCGGTGCCATGGCGATGGTTTGCTTGGTATCTTTATCTTCTGAATGTTGCCAAGAGTAATTAACTTTCCATAAACCGGTAATATTGCGCCAGCTTAATTCACTTTCAAAGCCGTAACCCTTTTGGGCTCGAGCATTTTGAGCTGTGGTGGTGGTTGTACCAACATCAGGAATAAACTCGATTAAGTTTTCACTTTCATAGGTATAAAGGTTTGCAGACCAGCTTAAATCTTGCGATAAGTGCTGGTTTAAGCTTAGCTCTATAGTATCTATCGTTTCAGGCTCTAAGTTAGGGTTACCTAAGCCTACTGGGTTATTAATGGCGTACAAGGTATCAAAAGCGGGTGCTCTAAATGCTCTACCATAGAGTAATTTAGATGAAATGCTCTGGCTCATCTCCCAAACTAGGGCTAATCTAGGGTTAACGGTAGAGCCAAAATCATCATAGTAGTCGTATCTGATACCAGCAGTAAATTCCCAGTCATTGGCAAACTTCCATTGATCTTGCAAACTGACATAGGCATTTACTCGTTTAACATCTTTAACAAAAATATACTCGGTATTGCTAACATCAGTTAAGGTACCGTCGATGACCAGAGGTTGCCCCAATGAAAATTGCGTTGTCAGTGCATTCATGTCAATAACACCCGGACCAAAGTTTTTTTGCTCGTTTGCGGTTAGCTCTCTTTGTGAGGCACCAAAGCCAATTCTGATCCTGTGTTGCGAAAAATTAGCTGACAATGTAGTAAAGTCGATAGAGTTTAATACCTCTGTTGGCTGCGGGTTACCTAAGTAACCGTCAACAAAATAACCAAGTCCAACCGGGTTGATTAAGTTCATATTGCCATCACTACCCAAGGGGACAAGTGCGCCAGCAGGTAATACAGCAAACTCAGCTTTATCTTTCATTTTGTAGAAGTTGTATTGTAGGCTATTGTCCCAATTTGCGCTTTGCCAGTCATAACTTAAGTCAAATTGATAGATGCTGGTATTTTGTTTGCCTACAGGATCTAAAGCTTGAGCGGCGCCGGCACCTTGGCCAGCATCGTCATTGTGCCAATACCAAAAGTTTGCTTTGATGTGCTCTGTTGCCGCAGACAATCTGGCATCGAGAATATTGTAACTGGTATTGAGTGCGCCAGGTGCTTTGGAAGCTGCTGTTCCCATAGCTTCATCGAATATTGATTGTAAATCTCTGGTCATGATGCGCTGGTCATCGCCATCACTTTTCAATGTTTCTATGGCTAGACCAAAATTGATATGCTCAGTTTTAAATGAGTCTTGATACCAAGCATTGCTGCTATCAAAACTGCCATAATTTATACCAAAACTGGCTTGCTCTAATGAGGTGGTATCTTTGGTTATCACGTTAATCACACCAGCGTAGGCATCAGCGCCGTACACTGCTGAGCCTGGACCACGAATAACCTCAATACGCTCTACAGAGTGTATTGGCATTTTAAAGGTTTGCGGGCGTGCGCCAGTATATTCTTCTCGTACAGGCAAGCCATTAATTAGAAATAAGATTTGTGGATTTTGATCTGTATGTATGCCACGAATTGAAAAGGAGTTGTTTAAGCGATTAAATGGTGAAGGGTAAACGTGCAAGCCAGGCACATTTTCTAGTGCTTCGGCAACGGTTGTCGCTCCCATATGAGTTAACTGCTTTGCGGTAATTACCGTGGCAACCGAAGGGGCTTTTTTGATTAACACCTTATTACCGGTGGCAATACTGACAAACTCTTCATCGCCGTAAAAATCCTCTAAACTCTCATCAATATCTTCAATTGAATATTCTTCACCTTGATAATCATCAGCAAATGCTTGAGGGTGAGAAAAGGTGAGTGCAGCGATAATTGATAAAGATAAATAGTTTATCGACAACGACATAAGCATACCTCTCAGTTTTATTTGTTATTGTTATTCTTTCACTAAGGGTAGTTTTACCGTAAATGTTGAGCCTTGTCCAAGCTCGCTGCTTACCGTTAAACTACCACCCATTAATTGGCAAAAACTTCGTGTGATTGCCATGCCTAAACCTGTACCCTCAAACTGCCTTGTTTGGCTACCGTCAACTTGAGTAAATTGTTCAAAGATAAAGTCCAATTTATCTTGGGCAATGCCAACACCTGTATCGGCAACGAAAAATGTTAAATAGTGGTCATTACTGTCAATATCGAAGGTGATGACACCATTTTTAGTAAATTTGCAGGCATTGCTTAAAAGATTTAAAAAGATTTGCATCAGCTTTTGTCTATCCTGCAATAAGGTTTCTGGCAGTTCATAGCAATTGACAACAAGCTCATTATTATTGGTTCTTGCCATTGGCATAATGGTTTCAACCGTTTCATTGATTAAGCGCTTGATGTTGACGGCCTTGACATTTAAGTCCATGCGACCTGCTTCAATTTTTGATAGATCGAGAATGTTATTTATTAGCGCTAACAGGTTGTGGGCACTGCGAATACTTTTACCTAAATCCTCGGCTTGGGCATCCATACATTCAAGTTCTAAATCTTCTTTTACTAAATCAGTATAGCCAATTATTGCTTGCAGTGGCGTGCGTAATTCATGGCTAATGTTGGCTAAAAATTCTGACTTGTGGCGACTTGCCGTTAAAGCACCATCGCGGGCAACAACCAGTTCTTGCGTTCTTATTTCGACTTCGGATTCTAGGTTATCTCGACTTTTAGCAAGCTCGGTATTTTGTTGCTCTAAAATCGCCATCATTTGATTATAGGTTTGTGCTATTTGTTTTACTTCTTGAGCACCGGCAATACTCGCCTTGGGGTACTTGCCAGTATCACGTGCGGTTTCCATGGTCTGTGATAAGGCTAATAAAGGTTTGATCAGACGATTAATCACAATACTCATCACTATGGCAAGGACGATAGCAACTATGGCGCCGGTGACAATGTTACTGATAAATATTGTTCGCTGTAGCTGATGAAGCTCTTGTTTACTATATTCAACAAACACATAACCTAGTAGTTGTTTCTCCACTGGCTCATCGGTTGGATCGAGCATATCTTCATCATAATTTTCTTCTTGATAGATTACCGCTGAGCTAAATACCCAATAGAGCTCGGTTTCGTAAACCAATTGACTGTATTCACTTAACTGACTTATATCCGGCTTAATTTTATCAAAAGGAATTTTCTCTGAAGACAGTAAGACATCGCCCTGTTTGTCAAAAACCGATACGGCGAGAATCGCTTTAAAACCTAAGGCTCTAGTGATGGCTTCTTGACCATTTTCAACACTGCCAGTAAGTAGCGCTAAAATACTCTGCTCGGCAAAATTATGGGTTATTTGTAAACCGTTATTTATGGTTGCTTTGCTTAAGGTTTTGCTACTTTGCCAGGCGGTTAATACCGATGTTGTCAACGCGAGTATGATCACTAGTAGTAAAAACAAACTCAATAGTTGGCGTTTTAATGTTGGTGGCGTGAGCAAAGAAGAC is a window from the Litorilituus sediminis genome containing:
- a CDS encoding thiamine pyrophosphate-binding protein, whose protein sequence is MNLPKQAMDENATELSQAKQWDNADLIIEYLNILEVEYVFGVPGGAIEPLYNALARRQGSGPKIVVARHEAGAAFMAEGYARETGKLGVCCATTGPGSTNLLTGVASAYADNVPMLVITAQTPLPKFGKNALQESSCTAIDTVAIFRKCTRYSTLISHSEQVNTKLIAALMAANHTPNGPAHISIPSDILRQQTSANSEINIGRLIKDVTLTDNAAVEKLTQMMSNAWRVALFLGKGCGPAIEEILEFSDLTHAPIVTGPAGKRWVDGYHKRYRGVYGFAGHQSAQETLEDKEIDLVIAVGAPITELGTGGWQQQLLDERLVHIDTTVEHFSRTPMAQHHVCGDLKSIFKQLNDNIRQGLKWGRSWGSVDVIQKRFAENKSEEAVHGYQITLNDPAACKSDAIPLKPQRVVKEFSQAIPSHFRVHLDAGNAWAWFTHYFHRKSSEGNYHIAMGFGSMGWAIGSAIGSTFGSKAPSVCITGDGSYLMSGQEITVALQHQLPVIYVVLNDSVLGMVKHGQKLGGAEEVGFELPEIDYAKMAQAMGIEGITVRAPQELMDIDWQRLGNKSAPTMINLVIDGDEVPPMGQRVKGLADKNESATPGG
- a CDS encoding citrate synthase — protein: MTSRKVKIESRNEQFTSKIKSEITLEVPADDNEFLSKEMRTHGYDVLELMERCDHLDSLYLTFTGELPNKAQKKLLNSLAIFLMNLGPRHASSRAAANAGIGRTDVNHILPIGIMAMGGAYGGSKEVEMAMRFIKKHYANDAANVATQQLAQVKDPSIGDWLVAPGFGTDYRGQSPFLLAAKSKLLALAPQSGYLAWCQDFTQALPEKEHCGWRLAGLVAGTLLDLNIPPRAGAGLFQLLASPGALAHGLQFANKPLTDIPFLKDEDYEITS
- a CDS encoding TonB-dependent receptor plug domain-containing protein; this encodes MSLSINYLSLSIIAALTFSHPQAFADDYQGEEYSIEDIDESLEDFYGDEEFVSIATGNKVLIKKAPSVATVITAKQLTHMGATTVAEALENVPGLHVYPSPFNRLNNSFSIRGIHTDQNPQILFLINGLPVREEYTGARPQTFKMPIHSVERIEVIRGPGSAVYGADAYAGVINVITKDTTSLEQASFGINYGSFDSSNAWYQDSFKTEHINFGLAIETLKSDGDDQRIMTRDLQSIFDEAMGTAASKAPGALNTSYNILDARLSAATEHIKANFWYWHNDDAGQGAGAAQALDPVGKQNTSIYQFDLSYDWQSANWDNSLQYNFYKMKDKAEFAVLPAGALVPLGSDGNMNLINPVGLGYFVDGYLGNPQPTEVLNSIDFTTLSANFSQHRIRIGFGASQRELTANEQKNFGPGVIDMNALTTQFSLGQPLVIDGTLTDVSNTEYIFVKDVKRVNAYVSLQDQWKFANDWEFTAGIRYDYYDDFGSTVNPRLALVWEMSQSISSKLLYGRAFRAPAFDTLYAINNPVGLGNPNLEPETIDTIELSLNQHLSQDLSWSANLYTYESENLIEFIPDVGTTTTTAQNARAQKGYGFESELSWRNITGLWKVNYSWQHSEDKDTKQTIAMAPQQLFNALYDTQLTEAINFTAKLNWVGKRARAKTDQREKLDNYATVDLAVHWALDQEQSWTVSFIGKNIFDESAFEPTHPLVPQALGPISDYPIQGRGLYIQIAKNL
- a CDS encoding sensor histidine kinase, producing the protein MRNLSSLLTPPTLKRQLLSLFLLLVIILALTTSVLTAWQSSKTLSKATINNGLQITHNFAEQSILALLTGSVENGQEAITRALGFKAILAVSVFDKQGDVLLSSEKIPFDKIKPDISQLSEYSQLVYETELYWVFSSAVIYQEENYDEDMLDPTDEPVEKQLLGYVFVEYSKQELHQLQRTIFISNIVTGAIVAIVLAIVMSIVINRLIKPLLALSQTMETARDTGKYPKASIAGAQEVKQIAQTYNQMMAILEQQNTELAKSRDNLESEVEIRTQELVVARDGALTASRHKSEFLANISHELRTPLQAIIGYTDLVKEDLELECMDAQAEDLGKSIRSAHNLLALINNILDLSKIEAGRMDLNVKAVNIKRLINETVETIMPMARTNNNELVVNCYELPETLLQDRQKLMQIFLNLLSNACKFTKNGVITFDIDSNDHYLTFFVADTGVGIAQDKLDFIFEQFTQVDGSQTRQFEGTGLGMAITRSFCQLMGGSLTVSSELGQGSTFTVKLPLVKE